One Triticum dicoccoides isolate Atlit2015 ecotype Zavitan chromosome 4B, WEW_v2.0, whole genome shotgun sequence genomic window carries:
- the LOC119292120 gene encoding mitochondrial inner membrane protein OXA1-like, producing the protein MAFSARRSLATSLSSHLTRRLHPSLSHLVPSSHRDDNHEDASSSSSAPPFPTQQAPLHFPSGDLRRRARSQGLALPLPFGAHLAARRSFSTSSPGPQIDGILTDPAAGQMDVAAGVLSDAAASVAPAFPLPFPGEVAAAAADSFPPVAALQYAIDAVHSFTGLDWWASIAVTTILIRTVTIPLLVNQLKSTMKLNAMRPEIEAINMEMRNSMDPQSMLEGKKKLGELFTKHGVNPLTPLKGIFIQGPIFMSFFFAIQNMVEKVPSLKGGGAYWFTDLTTPDELYILPVLTSVTFLATVELNMQEGMEGNPMLQTMKKFSRILALMTIPFTMHFPKAIFCYWVTANLFSLGYGFALRKTAVRYFLNLPEVIPQPEPAQMSTFNLFETPKPVSAVDTPTGNNSDSPIGDNGDSPTAANGSEQSNAELSDRVVFLEKKIAELERRAKARGESQE; encoded by the exons ATGGCTTTCTCCGCGCGGAGGAGCCTCGCCACCAGCCTCTCCAGCCACCTCACCCGCCGCCtccacccctccctctcccacctCGTCCCCTCCTCCCACCGCGACGACAACCACgaggacgcctcctcctcctcctccgccccccCGTTCCCCACCCAGCAAGCCCCCCTGCACTTCCCCTCCGGCGACCTCCGTCGGCGCGCGAGATCCCAGGGCCTGGCCCTCCCCCTCCCCTTCGGCGCCCACCTCGCGGCCCGCCGCAGCTTCTCCACCTCCTCCCCCGGACCGCAGATCGATGGGATCCTCACCGACCCCGCGGCCGGCCAGATGGATGTCGCGGCGGGCGTCCTCTCCGACGCCGCGGCCTCGGTCGCGCCCGCCTTCCCGCTGCCCTTCCCGGGGGaagtggccgccgccgccgcagactCGTTTCCCCCCGTCGCGGCACTGCAGTACGCCATCGACGCCGTCCATTCGTTCACCGGGCTCGACTG GTGGGCTTCTATTGCGGTGACGACCATCTTGATCCGAACGGTGACGATCCCGCTGCTTGTGAACCAGTTGAAGTCTACGATGAAGTTGAAT GCAATGAGGCCAGAAATTGAGGCAATCAACATGGAGATGCGAAAT TCAATGGATCCACAATCAATGTTAGAGGGGAAGAAGAAATTGGGCGAGCTATTCACGAA GCATGGTGTTAATCCATTGACACCCTTGAAGGGTATATTCATCCAAGGGCCTATATTCATGAGCTTTTTCTTTGCT ATACAAAACATGGTGGAGAAAGTCCCTTCTTTGAAAGGAGGTGGAGCATATTGGTTTACTGATTTGACAACTCCTGACGAACTTTATATCCTCCCAGTATTGACATCGGTGACATTCTTGGCTACGGTGGAG CTCAACATGCAAGAAGGCATGGAGGGAAATCCTATGCTGCAAACAATGAAGAAGTTCTCTAGAATATTGGCTCTTATGACTATACCATTTACAATGCACTTTCCCAAG GCAATTTTCTGTTACTGGGTAACGGCAAACTTGTTCTCTCTTGGGTATGGTTTTG CTCTCCGGAAGACAGCCGTAAGGTATTTCTTGAATCTTCCGGAGGTTATACCACAGCCCGAACCTGCGCAAATGTCGACCTTCAACCTTTTCGAGACACCAAAGCCAGTGTCAGCAGTTGATACACCCACTGGGAACAACAGTGATTCACCCATTGGAGACAATGGTGATTCACCCACCGCAGCCAACGGGTCAGAGCAGTCTAATGCTGAGCTAAGCGATCGGGTTGTGTTTCTTGAGAAGAAGATTGCAGAACTTGAGAGGCGGGCTAAAGCTAGAGGTGAATCTCAAGAGTAA